One region of Rana temporaria chromosome 11, aRanTem1.1, whole genome shotgun sequence genomic DNA includes:
- the LOC120917888 gene encoding histamine H3 receptor-like, translated as MSGVNSSAVDSLVGNRCLAGSEEQFQYYGQFTPSVSILLAVLMILMVLATVLGNALVILAFVVDKGLRTQGNFFFLNLAIADFLVGGFCIPLYIPYVLTGQWKFGKGLCKLWLVMDYLLCTASVFNIVLISYDRFISVTRAVSYRAQKGMTRNTVLKMLFVWVAAFLLYGPAIISWEYIARATILPEGECYVEFYYNWYFLMIASTVEFFTPFISVTYFNLSIYINIKKRTRMRNEELAQGHEHCEMSFQRKRKEHLIFFVKPAERPHIECRKQASCLTPTEVCPEEPRMKRVKGHTLDLNISQDLPPLQVEVQTRRHQACLYKAVENACSNVRTDMASSIANRFRLSRDKRVAKSLAIIVCVFGLCWAPYTLLMIIRAACYGRCVQHYLYEISFWLLWLNSAINPVLYPLCHMSFRKAFMKLLCPGKVKIHPHIFM; from the exons ATGTCCGGGGTGAACAGCTCCGCTGTGGACAGCTTGGTGGGGAACAGGTGCCTGGCCGGCAGTGAGGAGCAGTTTCAGTACTATGGACAGTTCACTCCCAGTGTTTCCATCCTGCTGGCAGTGCTGATGATTCTCATGGTGCTGGCCACGGTGCTGGGCAATGCCCTGGTCATCCTGGCTTTTGTGGTGGACAAAGGGCTCCGGACTCAAGGCAATTTCTTCTTCCTCAACCTGGCCATTGCTGACTTCCTGGTGG GCGGGTTTTGCATCCCTCTCTACATCCCGTATGTCCTGACCGGCCAATGGAAGTTCGGCAAAGGCTTGTGCAAGCTGTGGCTGGTCATGGACTATCTGCTGTGCACGGCATCAGTTTTCAACATCGTCCTCATCAGCTACGACAGGTTCATCTCCGTCACCAGAGCG gTGTCATACAGAGCTCAGAAAGGGATGACCAGAAACACAGTCCTTAAAATGCTGTTCGTGTGGGTGGCCGCCTTTCTCCTCTACGGTCCCGCCATCATCAGCTGGGAATACATCGCACGTGCGACCATCTTACCAGAAGGCGAATGTTACGTGGAATTTTACTACAACTGGTACTTTCTCATGATCGCCTCCACCGTGGAATTTTTCACACCCTTCATCAGCGTCACCTACTTCAACCTGAGCATCTACATTAACATCAAGAAGAGGACCAGGATGAGGAACGAGGAGCTGGCCCAAGGACACGAGCATTGTGAGATGAGTTtccagaggaagaggaaggaacaCTTGATATTTTTCGTCAAGCCAGCAGAGAGGCCTCACATAGAATGCAGAAAACAGGCCTCTTGCTTGACGCCCACAGAGGTTTGCCCTGAAGAGCCGAGAATGAAGAGGGTCAAAGGCCACACCTTGGACCTCAACATAAGTCAGGACCTTCCACCACTGCAGGTTGAGGTCCAAACCAGGAGACACCAAGCCTGCCTTTATAAAGCAGTGGAGAACGCTTGCAGTAACGTCAGGACGGACATGGCTAGTAGCATTGCCAACCGTTTTAGGCTTTCGAGAGACAAGAGGGTAGCCAAGTCGTTGGCCATCATTGTGTGCGTGTTTGGCCTTTGCTGGGCGCCCTACACCCTCTTAATGATCATCAGGGCTGCTTGCTATGGGCGCTGCGTCCAACATTATCTCTACGAGATCTCGTTTTGGCTATTGTGGTTAAATTCCGCCATCAATCCCGTACTGTACCCCCTCTGCCATATGAGTTTCCGAAAAGCCTTCATGAAACTACTGTGTCCGGGAAAAGTGAAAATACACCCCCATATTTTTATGTAG